One part of the Mangrovibacillus cuniculi genome encodes these proteins:
- a CDS encoding NAD(P)H-dependent oxidoreductase, translating into MKKILYVTANPKHTKESFGLQVGEKYIEERVKVVENAEVYTLNLFKEEIPEIDDCVLSAWGAIANAGGDMASANLTEEQTHLVTRLNNLLTQFIEADEVVFVTPMWNLSFPPRVKAYIDSLMVAGKTFAYTAEGPVGLLKGKTVVHVHASGGVYSQAPVHFANDYLKGIMNFMGVNNYHAVFVEGMAAEPERADAILADALVKAKDLAQKIDQHQTN; encoded by the coding sequence ATGAAAAAGATTCTATATGTTACTGCAAACCCTAAACACACAAAAGAAAGCTTCGGACTTCAAGTCGGAGAAAAATACATTGAAGAACGCGTAAAAGTAGTAGAGAATGCTGAAGTGTACACGCTAAATCTATTTAAAGAAGAAATTCCGGAGATTGACGATTGTGTACTATCTGCTTGGGGAGCGATTGCTAATGCAGGAGGAGATATGGCTTCTGCTAATCTAACAGAAGAACAAACGCATTTAGTTACAAGACTTAACAACCTGTTAACGCAATTTATTGAAGCAGATGAAGTTGTTTTTGTGACACCAATGTGGAACTTAAGCTTCCCTCCACGTGTAAAAGCATATATTGATTCTCTAATGGTTGCTGGTAAAACATTTGCATACACAGCAGAAGGACCTGTTGGTTTGTTAAAAGGTAAAACAGTTGTACACGTTCATGCTTCTGGTGGGGTTTACTCACAAGCGCCAGTTCATTTCGCTAACGACTACCTAAAAGGAATCATGAATTTCATGGGTGTTAACAACTACCATGCTGTGTTTGTAGAAGGTATGGCGGCTGAGCCAGAAAGAGCAGATGCGATCCTAGCAGATGCTTTGGTGAAAGCGAAAGATCTAGCACAAAAAATAGATCAACATCAAACGAACTAA
- a CDS encoding NCS2 family permease has translation MKNFFQFDELGTSYRREFIGGFTTFLAMAYILVVNPLTLSLASIPDLPDAMRMDYGAVFVATALAAAVGSLAMGLLAKYPIALAPGMGLNAFFAYTVILTFGIPWQTALTGVLISGIIFILLTLTGLREAIINAIPNELKLAVGAGIGLFITFLGFQNAGVIVNNDAVLVGLGDLSNPETLLAIFGLVLTVILMTRGLKGAIFIGMIATSIVGMIFGLIQVPTQIVGEVPSVAPTFGAAFEAFATPMDSIFTIQMLVVVLTFLFVDFFDTAGTLVAVTNQAGLMKDGKLPRAGKALLADSTATVVGAIFGTSTTTSYIESSAGVAAGARTGFAAIVTGGFFLLSLFFFPVLSVITAAVTAPALIIVGVLMVSSLGKIDWNKFEVAVPAFLTIIAMPLTYSIATGIAIGFIFYPITMMVKGRRKEIHPIMYLLFVIFVCYFIFLVE, from the coding sequence ATGAAAAACTTTTTCCAATTTGACGAACTAGGTACTAGCTATCGTCGAGAATTTATCGGCGGATTTACGACGTTCTTAGCAATGGCGTATATCCTAGTCGTTAACCCATTAACGTTATCACTGGCTTCTATTCCAGATTTACCAGATGCAATGCGTATGGATTATGGTGCGGTATTCGTAGCAACAGCTTTAGCAGCAGCAGTTGGTTCCTTGGCCATGGGCTTGCTCGCTAAATATCCAATTGCACTAGCTCCTGGGATGGGATTAAATGCATTCTTTGCTTACACAGTTATTTTAACTTTCGGTATTCCTTGGCAAACAGCGTTAACTGGTGTTTTAATTTCCGGTATTATTTTTATTCTTCTTACTTTAACTGGTTTACGTGAAGCAATTATCAATGCAATCCCGAACGAACTGAAGTTAGCTGTCGGAGCCGGTATCGGGTTATTCATCACGTTCCTTGGGTTCCAAAACGCTGGAGTGATTGTTAATAACGATGCAGTACTTGTGGGGCTAGGTGATCTATCTAACCCAGAAACATTGCTAGCGATCTTTGGATTAGTGTTAACAGTTATCTTAATGACACGTGGACTAAAAGGTGCAATTTTTATCGGGATGATTGCTACATCTATTGTGGGAATGATCTTTGGACTTATTCAAGTTCCTACGCAAATTGTAGGAGAGGTACCATCAGTTGCTCCAACGTTTGGTGCTGCATTTGAAGCTTTCGCAACACCAATGGATAGCATCTTTACTATTCAAATGCTTGTGGTTGTCTTAACATTCTTATTCGTAGATTTCTTCGACACTGCAGGAACATTAGTTGCAGTGACGAACCAAGCTGGTTTAATGAAAGACGGCAAGTTACCAAGAGCCGGTAAAGCTCTTCTAGCAGATTCGACTGCAACAGTAGTCGGTGCAATCTTCGGAACATCTACGACTACTTCGTACATTGAGTCTTCAGCAGGTGTAGCTGCAGGAGCGAGAACAGGTTTCGCTGCAATCGTAACAGGTGGATTCTTCTTACTATCCTTGTTCTTCTTCCCGGTTTTATCGGTTATCACTGCGGCAGTAACAGCGCCAGCACTAATTATCGTTGGGGTATTAATGGTAAGTTCTCTAGGCAAAATTGATTGGAACAAATTCGAAGTCGCAGTACCAGCATTCTTAACAATTATCGCAATGCCTTTAACGTATTCCATTGCAACTGGTATCGCAATTGGATTTATCTTCTACCCAATTACGATGATGGTAAAAGGAAGACGAAAAGAGATTCACCCAATAATGTACTTACTATTTGTTATCTTCGTTTGCTACTTTATCTTTTTAGTAGAGTAG
- the guaA gene encoding glutamine-hydrolyzing GMP synthase, producing the protein MTEKALLQEQPKIVVLDFGSQYNQLITRRIREFGVYSELHPHTITAEEIKAMNAQGVIFSGGPNSVYGENAFSCDPAIFDMGLPIFGICYGMQLMAHHFGGKVEGASQREYGKAKLKIENESALFQDLPSEQTVWMSHGDKVTQAPEGFTVDATNASCPVASMSNASKNFYAVQFHPEVRHSVHGNDMLRNFVFNICGMEDNWTMESFIELEIEKIRQTVGDKKVLCALSGGVDSSVVAVLIHKAIGDQLTCMFVDHGLLRKGEAESVMKTFSEGFNMNVIKIDAQERFLSKLEGVSDPEKKRKIIGNEFIYVFDDEAAKLQGIDFLAQGTLYTDIIESGTATAETIKSHHNVGGLPEDMKFTLIEPLNTLFKDEVRALGSELGLSDEIVWRQPFPGPGLGIRVLGAISEEKLEIVRESDAILREEIKKAGLERDIWQYFTVLPDIRSVGVMGDSRTYDYAIGIRAVTSIDGMTSDWARIPWDVLELISTRIVNEVPNINRVLYDITSKPPSTIEWE; encoded by the coding sequence ATGACGGAAAAAGCATTGTTACAAGAACAGCCGAAGATCGTTGTATTAGATTTTGGAAGTCAGTATAACCAATTAATCACTCGAAGAATTCGTGAATTTGGTGTCTATAGTGAATTACATCCACACACAATTACGGCAGAAGAGATTAAAGCGATGAATGCACAAGGTGTTATTTTCTCTGGTGGACCTAATAGCGTTTACGGGGAAAATGCATTCTCTTGTGACCCAGCAATTTTTGATATGGGTCTACCGATCTTTGGTATTTGTTATGGTATGCAATTGATGGCTCACCATTTTGGTGGAAAAGTAGAAGGTGCTTCTCAGCGTGAATATGGAAAAGCAAAGTTAAAAATTGAAAATGAATCAGCTCTATTCCAAGACCTCCCTTCAGAACAAACGGTTTGGATGAGCCACGGAGACAAAGTGACACAAGCTCCTGAAGGATTTACAGTGGATGCGACAAATGCATCTTGTCCTGTAGCTTCTATGAGTAACGCTTCTAAAAACTTCTATGCGGTTCAATTCCACCCAGAGGTTCGTCACTCTGTGCACGGAAATGACATGCTACGTAATTTTGTATTCAACATCTGTGGTATGGAAGACAACTGGACGATGGAGAGTTTCATTGAACTAGAGATTGAAAAAATTCGTCAAACGGTTGGCGATAAAAAGGTCCTTTGTGCACTAAGTGGTGGAGTGGATTCTTCTGTAGTAGCAGTATTAATCCATAAAGCAATTGGTGATCAATTAACATGTATGTTCGTAGACCACGGTCTTCTTCGTAAAGGGGAAGCGGAGTCTGTTATGAAGACTTTCTCTGAAGGTTTTAATATGAACGTAATCAAAATTGATGCACAAGAGCGCTTCTTATCGAAACTAGAAGGTGTTTCCGATCCGGAGAAAAAACGTAAAATCATCGGTAATGAGTTTATCTATGTATTCGATGATGAAGCGGCTAAGTTGCAAGGGATTGATTTCTTAGCACAAGGTACTCTTTACACAGATATTATCGAGAGTGGTACAGCAACTGCGGAAACAATTAAGTCACACCATAACGTTGGTGGACTACCAGAAGATATGAAGTTTACTTTAATCGAGCCGTTAAATACATTATTTAAAGATGAAGTACGAGCTCTTGGTTCAGAGTTAGGTTTATCTGATGAGATTGTTTGGCGTCAGCCGTTCCCGGGACCAGGTTTAGGAATCCGTGTTCTTGGAGCGATTTCAGAAGAGAAGCTAGAGATTGTCCGTGAATCAGATGCAATCTTACGTGAAGAAATCAAGAAAGCAGGATTAGAGCGTGACATTTGGCAGTACTTCACGGTATTACCTGATATCCGTAGCGTTGGCGTAATGGGAGATTCTAGAACATATGACTATGCAATCGGTATTCGTGCAGTAACATCCATTGATGGTATGACATCGGATTGGGCGAGAATCCCTTGGGATGTACTAGAATTAATCTCGACTCGTATCGTAAATGAAGTTCCTAACATTAACCGAGTTCTCTATGATATTACGAGTAAGCCACCTAGCACAATCGAGTGGGAGTAA